From the genome of Marasmius oreades isolate 03SP1 chromosome 1, whole genome shotgun sequence:
TTAACTCCCCCAATAAGGCTGACAGGCTGGGCAAGTATAAGTGTTCGATATACACATAGAAATACGCCAGGTTCCTCACGTAAAGAAGGCCCTAATCTGAGAGTTTGAGCAGTGTAGGATGTATAGAGAAAAAACTTCACCTACGCGGAAGGGGAAGAATCCACCAACCCGTTCGTCGAATTCGTGTTCTTCCCGACATCAATTAGAACCAGAATATATGAGGATGTGATCGGAACATACTGAGAATACGCCACCGAGTAATGATTCTGCCAATATTCAAGCATAAGCTAGTCAAAACGGTACCAATCATGCACTCACTTCCATTGCATTCGGTTCGAAGAGATAGGGACTTTCGAGCCGATTTCTTagattcaatttcttcgtCTGAGATGGAGTATGACCTCCCAAAATCCCATAACTGTTGCGCTATCGTCATGTAGCGGTCATCTTGATAGGCGATATATGCTTTGCTGGCGGCATATCCATACTCCCTCCATACAGAGTGCGATTTAAGTATGTAGGAACCCGTTGAAATGATGATGCAACCTACATAAAGGTGAACAGAGTAGCCTGATCTCGTATATGATGTCAGCGCACAAAAAGTTTCGAATAGAAGGAAGGGCTGACACTGATAACTATACTCAGTATAAAAACAAAGGAGTCTTTATAAAAACATACTCTGATGCATTCATTACTTCTGCCGACACCTGAGTCAGCTGAACTTGCAAAAAATCTCGATATGTGGTGTTGTGGGTTAGGATATCGTATTCTGCCATCTGGGAGTGGAGAACAGGTGTTATCGAAACTAGATATAGATTTGGAGTTCAGTACATGTTCTTGATCTCAAAGATAAACCTCACAGTGGTCACCAAACGTCAAGATTCCATTGCTATTTGGTGGTACAGCGTCCGTGTCTATGTCAATCGCGGCACTTGCCAAAGTTACAAGTTCTTCATATGTGCGTTCTTTGGTCTGCATTAACAGTTTAGTTTCGCCAAATGTTGACAGTAGTACAAATCATACCAAGTTGGCTGACGTCACTGAAGGCAGGGATGGAGACTGTGCAAGAACAGCCTTGAGAATTAGGGGGGAAAGATAAAACCAATGAGAGAAAACCATGAAATGAGTAGCGAGTGAATGGTAGGTTAGCCAGGTGGTATTGAAAAGATTGACACTCAGTGACCGAAAGGTTCATGGAAAGGGGAGGAATACTTGGCAGCTCTCACTACCCGGTGGATGCACCAACACAGCAAGGGCGGGGGAACAAACCTCGAGGAATACACGCGGTTTCAAGTGAGGGGGACGAAAGGAAATTTGACCCCTGGAGTATTGACAGTTATAAATATATGGGCTATTAATGGCATCTGGCATCTCGTGTGAGCAACAAGAATTATTTAGGTCGCAGCCGAGAAACAATCACCAGATTTGAAGCAACGGATCTGTCATAGTTCCTGAGAAAAGATAAGACGGGCGTAACTCCACAGGCTTCCGCCCTAGCATGAATCAAAACTGGGGAGACGACGCCGATCCTTCACGATTCCGGTGTCACGAGCCACTGAATAGCATATGGGGTGCCCGGAGCTTCCTACGAGGTGACCATGTCCCATCGTCGTGGCGACGGCGCACTGGTAATGAAGGAAGGAAGACAGGCTTCGCCTACATTGCTAGTGAAAAGACGAAAAGAATTTGGAAAGAAACCTTCGATGACATGACAACGACGTATGTGTGAAAATGATCCAGACATAAAAAAATCAGTAAATTTGAAAAATAATCGGTAATAAAGAAGATAGAGAGCTAACACTTCGGAGTTCCAACTTGCACTGACCATCAATAGCGGGGCGTACGACGGAAAATATTGCATCTAACTAAAAAAACACCAGGTCAGAAATAGATTCTGTCAAGATAGTACAGGAAGCAACAAAAATTGCAAAACGGGATCATCGACTCGGCACGGTGTATTAGACTGAGTTCGAGTCTTAGTGATACCCTCTTATCTCCTCACACCTCCTCACAGAACCTAATACCGTAAAACCTCAGATAGTTTTGCATAATGTTCGCTTACCTGTAGGAGTCCGCGGAGTACTTCTTGCTATCTGTCCATCAATATCCAGCCGCCGTCTCGACCTAAACTAAACAAAGAATCAGATGCCCCGTCAACACTAGATGTCTGATGTTTCCGGTATCAAACGGCGGGAACCACTGACAGCGCCGGTGCTGAGCATTCTGGAAGGGTGATATCAGTAGCCGACGATATTGACTCGACGTCAACAACAGTCGAGGGAAGATTGCCTAGTTCGTGGGACAATCAGGATTGACTCCACCAGAACTAGTAAAGGGCGTTCGTTGCAACTTCAGGTGAAAACACACACACAAGAAATTTGGAATCCGACCCTCCCACGAGTACTAGAGTTTCCTCAACCGGATTTATCGTCAGATTAATGTCCGTCAATTGCACGATTCGACCTTTAAAGGCAGGCGCGTCCGCATAGAGATCGGAGCTTCGACCGAAATCGCCGAAATGTCCAAGGCAGGGGTTTTCGAGGATACGAAACCCTCCGTTCTAAAGAAGTGCTGGAAGTCAGCATCCTCGTAGCACCCAATGCCATCCGCCTGAAACTCACTTATCCCTGAAACCCACTGAGCGTCCAGGTACGATCCTGCCAAAACGTTCGCCAGTGTTGACATATGCTGTTCCTgaaggaaaaaagaaaagagtaAGAGCTCAATTTTCAATTCGGGTAGGATACATATAGGACTGCTCTACACTGAAAATCCTCACTAGCACCTGAGTCAATTGTGCGGGTGTACGAGGGTAATGAACGACTAGGAACATGAATGAAAACCGACTGATAGGATGCAAGTGCTCACACTGCTTCTTGATCATTGTTTATACCATTATCCTCGTTTGGCTTCCAGGTATCACTAAGTTCTGTTCGTCCGAGGCCAACCGGTAGCGTAGAAAGACATGGCGAATCCCTTTGGAACAAGGCATACAATCGACCCTATAGAATACCTGGCCGCTTGGGGGGGCAAAAGCTTGGGAATGGAAATGGGAGGCACTCTTGATACGACCTTAGCGAATAAGGAAAGGTGGACTATGCACACAAAATAATTAACGGGTGTTATCGACGTACTATGCTCGAGTTACTCACCGAGCGTCGAACAAGCGCGTGCCGTTCTTCTTTAAACCAACGAGAACACTCCAGACCGTGCTATTTGACTTTGAGCCGTAAAATTATTGAGTCTGTAATCCTTCTGAACGATTGTCGCTCGACGCTGGCGGCTGAATGTATCGCAGACTAACCGGAGCGAGGGGAACGTCATCAGAATTTCCGATTCCTCTACCTCTTTCCTATCCTGTACCCACAAATTTCTTTTCTATTGACTACTATCTTTCATTGATGCGTTAGACCGAGAAGGTTCGTGCTTCGTTGAGGCGTTGATGGCGTCGTGGTTTCGTGGTCGTTTGAGATTGAGGAGTTACGTGACTGTCACGATCAGTAGAATAACTGGCAAATCCCGGGATTGCGATTCGGTCCGGTGGTCCGAACGCCGGGAAGATCACGTTTTCGGCAGGTAATAATTACAGTATACTAATTCGTACAAGGGTTTCTCAAAGTTGTATTTAGGTGAACTAGTGCGTGGATCATCATAAACGCTAATTCTGAACCGTAAGTAGGCTATTCCCGACTGTGCGAAGAATTTTTGACTCAAAGTTACACAAAATCTGCATTTGTTTTTTGGCGCTTTCAAGTACCATACAATACCACTACTTTAGTAGCCATAGACTTTCTTCAGTTCGTTTTTAGTCTCGGCATGGCTCGGGTTGGACATGACTATTTCGACCTCCTTTCCGTTGCTCCGCAGAGTGACCTTATAGGTGTAGTACCCATCACCAAACGTCCCCTTGGTTTCACCATCTGCATCGGTTTTGACATCTCGGAAGGTGGAATTTACAGCATTATTCGCCTTTTCGACTCCCGAGGCATCGACAGTCCACTGATGATACAGGCCAACGGGGGCACCGTTAGACACACCGCGAGGAATGACGAGAGTCAACATCTCGTTTTCCGCGTATTTGAACCAGTTTAGCTTCCCGGTGAACACGGCCGTAGAGCGAAACTGCACCAAATTGTTATACTGTCGTTCCAACTTTGTAGCAGCGGATTGGTTGTTCGCTGGATTGAACAATGACACTTCGATTGTACTGGCATCGCCTGCAACAGTGACATTGAAACCGTAAAAGTCGAAGGTAAAGGTGAGCTTGTATTCATCGTTTTTCGTCGTGACAGAGCTGATAAAACCTAACTACGAAACATTTAGTAGAGAAATCAGGGTAGTCAGTGGCAAGAGGTATTGCATACCTCGTTCACGTTTATTTTTTTGTTCCGATTTGCAGCATCCTGGGTCCATTGCCAAAACGCACAGACTGGATCGTTCAGGGCGAAGCCCGCTGGAAAGACGATGGTAATGGACTCATTGTACGCGAAGGTAGCAAACGTGCCAAGTTTTCCGTTGTAGACTAGCATTGGAATAGAGAGCAGTCTTTTCTGTCGAGGAGGCGTTTGAGACTATGGTCTCATCAACTTCCAAACCCTTCTTATAAACACTGTGCCCCAAAATATCTAAGAACAGGCGCCCCTCGGGCTCCCGTACGACGTGGCATAGAGTGAGAAGCCTTGGGATTCCGCTAGTTCTACTCCAATTGAACATTCGCCTTGGACCAGAGTGTTTACTTACTGTAAAGCGCTACCAACCAATCCGATGTTTTCGCTTTTCATACTCAATATTCAAAAGCGCGGACTAGTACCAGTGGATGACACGAGATCATCGATGACAGCCGGGTAGCAGATCTCGGTAGTTatgtagaagaagaaacaatAGGGACTTGgagagtgatagaaggagTTTCGAATAAATGAAGGACAGCAGAGAAAACACTCAACTCGTAATATTTAGAGGCTCTGCACGAGGGAAGATGTGGAAAGAAGAAACGATTTCCTCTCGAACGACAAGTCGACAATGGCCCGGGAATTTGTTTTCATGATTACTGAGTCGTAAAACGCTTTGTCAAATCTCCCCGTTCACCGGATCACCGCTGGGATTACTTTTAATTATGGCATGACTAAGTATTCGAAGTTAGTGCACCAAGTATACTGCTGTCAGAAGTATGAAAAGGGCGCCAGTTCGAATCTAGTTAGCCCATAATCCCATTATGTCAAAGGCCCGGGCCAGAACATTGTCGGCTTTCACTGGGACCTATTTAAACGCCGAGCCCACGACAGCAGGCATTTTGGTGACGGAAGTCGGGCTTTTGTCTAATCGATAATCAATCGATAATAGTTCGTGAGTCATTTCGGAGCATGAACACACCATTTATCATGTCCAAGTAGCTCAAATTGGCGGTCAGTACGCAGCAATCAAGTTTCAAACTAGTAACTTCGATTGACGCCTTGGAGTGATGCACATGCCTCCGGCCGTCGCATCGGTGCGGGGGCCAAATTCTCGGCACCACATTTTCCAGGGATTTGATGCCGTGCTTACGAGATACGAATAAATGCCGAGGCTGCACTGACTACCGACGGCCTCCGGTGTTATAATTACTCTAATCATTCCATTTTCAACATTAAAGCTCAATTGGAAGACCACAATACACAGGTTCAATCGTCAATGCGTAATACGTACCCACATAAATTAAGTAGCAAGTCAGATAAAAGATAACCTTAACAAGTGAAGACCTTCGGACCTGTTAATGTTCAATCATCAGTAGGTTAAAGCCCGGAACAAGATGTCGGATAATTGCCTGGGATCACATAGTTCGTAACAGGAGGGTAATAAATGCTCAGTGTGATACCAGGGTCCGTGCCTTTATATGCTCCCGGGAAGCTGACGGTAGCAGGCGAAGCGCTTCCACCACCAGTTATATTGATTTGAGCGCATTCCATCTATTTGACAAGTGAAGAGAACAAGTCAACGACGtaggaaaaagaaaagggaaAAGTTCAAAAACAGGGGACATACATAGAATTGAGCACCGGGGTAGGAGCCTGCAGCATGAAGCGCAATAATTTCATGCCTCATCAGGTATTGGCCTGACGGAACGCATTTGGGAATCGTGAAGGTGACTTTTCCATTGTTCGCGATCAACTTGTCCACAGCCCATGTGTTTGTGGATGCGTCGAAACCGTCTTCGTAAATCTTGAACCATTTGAGGCCGGTGACCGTGGATTGGGTCGCACTGGGGACTTTAGCTCTGAGTTTGACACGATAGGTAAGTAAGTGCTGTTCCAAACAGTGATGGAGAATAGGAGTGGTCGAGAACGAACTGACAGGTAAGTGATTATAGGTCCCTTGTGGCTCGCGTCGAGTACATCGGTCGAACCGAGGGTGTGATGCCACTCGGTGGTGACTTGTGCGCCAGCTGGAACGTTGATGACCGCCTGGGAGATGGGTTGGTGGTAGGGATTGATACCTCCGTTGCAGATGATGTCTATCTCTCCGAGTCAGCGGATTGTGGATGAAGATAGATCGACGAGCGGGAGCACGAACCGTTGGAGGTGACGTCCATAATCGGCTGtaggagaagaaaagaaaggttgAGTTCCGACAATGTTCCgca
Proteins encoded in this window:
- a CDS encoding uncharacterized protein (CAZy:AA9), giving the protein MKSVVLALLLAGYASGHTIFQKMYVNGVDQGQLTGIRVPDYDGPIMDVTSNDIICNGGINPYHQPISQAVINVPAGAQVTTEWHHTLGSTDVLDASHKGPIITYLAKVPSATQSTVTGLKWFKIYEDGFDASTNTWAVDKLIANNGKVTFTIPKCVPSGQYLMRHEIIALHAAGSYPGAQFYMECAQINITGGGSASPATVSFPGAYKGTDPGITLSIYYPPVTNYVIPGPKVFTC